The following nucleotide sequence is from candidate division TA06 bacterium.
CCTTTGCCATCCAGTACCAGATCCCGTTGATCGGCTTAAATACCTGGAAGATCCGGGCGGCCATCAAGCATGTCAAGACCCCGGAGGAAGCGGTGAAGCTGGCGTTTAGGATGGTGGGGCAGTGAAAAATAGGGGAACCGAACGGGACGCAGATTTGCGCGGATACTCGCAGATTGGATTTAATAATTTGTTCTAATGACATTTAAACTTACACCAGGTTGTGCTCGATAATGAACAAAAAAGTGATATTCCATATCTCCGGCAGGGTGCAGGGCGTAGGCTACCGGTATTTTGTGCTCCACCGGGCCCAAAGCCTGGAACTTGCCGGATATGTCCGCAACCTAAGGGACGGCCGGGTGGAGGTGGTGGCCGAAGGCGACGAGCAGGACCTTAAAACGCTTATAGACGAATTGCAACAGGGTCCGTCTGGAGCGGTGGTTAGCCAAGTTAAAACGAAATGGCAAGAATCCAACCGGGATTTTACCGCCTTTGAAGTCAAATTTTAATATTGTCTAACATCTTGGTAAAACTACTGTTGTCGTATTTATTTTAAGTAGGGGTTAAACTATTTTAAGCTTTTCAGTGGTCTAATATTAACCTGAATCCGTGAGTTCGTTATGTGTAAAATAACTGAAGAACCGCGTTTTTACTAGCTGTAGCAAAAGAAATACAATAAATTATTCATCACCTGCAAGGTGAGCGTAATAAAGTCGCATTTGTTTCTGTAAATGTAGAAATGACAGTGCTTTTGAAAGAATGCCCTTATTTGAACTCACGGATTCAGGATTAATTGTAAACAGGAGTCCTCAAAATGGCCGTTAACCTTAAAAAACACATCCGGGAGGTGCCGGATTTTCCCAAGCCGGGGATCAATTTCAAGGACATCACCACTTTGCTGCGCGACAAAAAGGCTTTCAAGGACGCGGTGGACCAGCTTTATCTTCAGGCCAAAAAACTCAAGATCGACGCCATCGCGGTGATAGAATCCCGGGGCTTTCCTTTCGGTTCGGCCCTGGCCTACAAAATGGGAGTCGGGGTGATCCTGGTTCGCAAGCCCAATAAACTGCCGGCCAAGACCGTCAAGCAGACCTACGCGCTGGAATACGGCGCCGACTCGCTGGAGATACATGCCGATGCGGTCAAAAAAGGCCAGAAAGTGCTGATAGTGGACGATCTTTTGGCCACCGGGGGAACAGCGCTGGCCGTGGCCAAATTAGTGGAGAAGCTGGGCGGTCAGGTGGCGGGCCTGGCGTTTGTGGTGGAGCTGGACTTTTTAAAGGGCAAGGACAAACTCAAAAAGTATAAAGTAATCTCGCTGGTTCATTACGATGCCGAATGACAAAGTCAAAATATCAGTTTTTATTTTGTTACTGGGCCTGTTGTTCCTTCCGGCCAGGGCCTTCGCTCAAAGCCCGGATAAGGAAGCTATAGATTCGCTGGCCGCGTACTATCAGGAATACTTCATGCAGCTGATGGAGGAGTGGCGGATGGAGAAGATGGTGGAGTTCGCCCGGCAGTGGAACGTCAACATGGCGGGAGGGTGGGAGCTCGGCCTGAACCGGGCCTTTTGGGAGGAGCGCTTTTCCCTGAGCCTGTCGCTGGGGCTTTCCACGGCCCGGCAGTCCCAGGTGTTGATCATGGAATATCGGATCAATCCAAGCCTGCTGTTAAAAGGGGAAGTATCCCGCCAGCTGTTCAAAAGCGACGCCTGGCTGGACCTAATATTCAAGGCAGAATATTAAGCAGGGTACCAACCACTGAAGCACGGAATGACCGAAAACACTGGAATTTTAATTATCCCAGAACAACACTTTGTCTATGGTGCTTTAAACCAACTACAAGTCATTGATACAATTATCCTAAATCAAAAATAAATCTTTTCGGTTACTAATTTCTGCTATATTTGTATCCCCATAACAACGTGATCCATTGCATTTTCGTTATTCCTTATTTCCGTGATTCCGTGGTAAAGCCACTGGTTTCCTTAAATCTCATTCCTAATTGTCAGGATTACTGTAATGAAGCATTTTAAACTAACCCTTTGGTCCCTGGCGGTTCTGCTAATTTTCACTCCCTCCGTGATGCAGGCTCAGGACGGCTATTTCGGCAAGAACAAGGTAAACTACAAGAATTTCAAGTGGCAAAAGATAGCCACCAAGAATTTTGACATTTACTTTTACCAGGGACAGAACACTTTGGCCGCCATCGCCGATCAGATCGCCGAAACGGCAGGCCAAAAGCTCTCCAGCGATTTCTCCCACAAACTCAACGGCAGGATCCCGGTGCTGGTCTATTCTTCCCACAACGATTTCGAGCAGACCAACATCACTCAGGAAATATTGGAGGAGTCAGTGGGGGGTTTTACCACCCAGTTCAAGAATCGGGTGGTGGTGCCGTATACCGGTTCCTACGCGGATTTTGAGCATGTGCTGACCCACGAGCTGGTCCATGCCTACATGTTTGACCTGTTTTTCGGTGGGGGGATGGAATCGGTGCTTTCCGGCCAGAACTTCAATCAGGTGCCGCTGTGGTTCATCGAGGGCCTGGCCGAATACGAATCGCGGGGCTGGGACCCGGAATCCGAGATGATCCTGAAAGACCTGGCCATCAACCAGCGGCTGATTCCCATCAATGAACTGGATAACTACGGCGGCAGCTACCTGGTTTACAAAGAGGGCCAGGCGGTACTGAGATATATCGCCGGACATTACGGCCAGGTCAAGGTGGGCGAGCTGCTGCATCTGGTGCGGGCCAACCGCAATGTGGACAAGGCCTGCCGGATGGCACTGGGCCAGGGAGTGGAAAAACTTTCCGAGGATTGGATAAAATCGGTCAAAAAAGAATACTGGCCGTACTTGGCCTCAAAAAAGGAAGCGTCCGACATCGGGAAACAACTGACCGAACACGACAAGAACGAATCCTACTTCAACCTCAGCCCGGTCCTGTCCCCCCGGGGCGATAAGATCGCCTACATCTCCGATCAGGGTGGCTATTCCGGGATCTACATTATATCCAGCATCGACGGCCGCCGGATCAGCCACCTGGTCAAGGGCGAAAAGAACTCGCTGTTCGAAGCCATGCACCTGGCCTGGTTCCGGGGCGGGCTGTCCTGGTCGCCGGAAGGGAACCGGCTGGTGTTTGCCGCCAAATCCACCACCGGCGACAGGCTCTATATAGTCGCCGCCAATAACGGGAAACTGATAAAAAAATACAAATTCGATCTGGATGGCATCTATTATCCCTCCTGGTCGCCCACCGACGAGAGGATAGTATTTAGCGGGCTCAAGAACGGGCACGCCGACCTTTATCTGCTTAACAATTTCAACGGCCAGATCAGCAGGATCACCAACGATATCTATGATGACCGGGAGCCTGCCTGGGCCCCTGACGGATCGGCCCTGGTCTTTGCCTCGGATCGCCCGCTCCCGGGTGATGCCGCCACCGTCGCCGACAGCCTGCTCTTTGGGCGCTACCGGCTGTTCACCATAAACCCCGCCGGCGAATCCCTGGCCTGTTACACACCTGATGAGCTTTATGCCATCAGCCCCAGTTGGGGAAAGTCAGGCATGATATATAATTCATACCAGCAGGGAGTGGCCAATATACTCTATCGGGCTGGCCCCGACA
It contains:
- a CDS encoding acylphosphatase, whose translation is MNKKVIFHISGRVQGVGYRYFVLHRAQSLELAGYVRNLRDGRVEVVAEGDEQDLKTLIDELQQGPSGAVVSQVKTKWQESNRDFTAFEVKF
- a CDS encoding adenine phosphoribosyltransferase, with the translated sequence MAVNLKKHIREVPDFPKPGINFKDITTLLRDKKAFKDAVDQLYLQAKKLKIDAIAVIESRGFPFGSALAYKMGVGVILVRKPNKLPAKTVKQTYALEYGADSLEIHADAVKKGQKVLIVDDLLATGGTALAVAKLVEKLGGQVAGLAFVVELDFLKGKDKLKKYKVISLVHYDAE
- a CDS encoding PD40 domain-containing protein; translation: MKHFKLTLWSLAVLLIFTPSVMQAQDGYFGKNKVNYKNFKWQKIATKNFDIYFYQGQNTLAAIADQIAETAGQKLSSDFSHKLNGRIPVLVYSSHNDFEQTNITQEILEESVGGFTTQFKNRVVVPYTGSYADFEHVLTHELVHAYMFDLFFGGGMESVLSGQNFNQVPLWFIEGLAEYESRGWDPESEMILKDLAINQRLIPINELDNYGGSYLVYKEGQAVLRYIAGHYGQVKVGELLHLVRANRNVDKACRMALGQGVEKLSEDWIKSVKKEYWPYLASKKEASDIGKQLTEHDKNESYFNLSPVLSPRGDKIAYISDQGGYSGIYIISSIDGRRISHLVKGEKNSLFEAMHLAWFRGGLSWSPEGNRLVFAAKSTTGDRLYIVAANNGKLIKKYKFDLDGIYYPSWSPTDERIVFSGLKNGHADLYLLNNFNGQISRITNDIYDDREPAWAPDGSALVFASDRPLPGDAATVADSLLFGRYRLFTINPAGESLACYTPDELYAISPSWGKSGMIYNSYQQGVANILYRAGPDSASVPLTDVLTGCLQPRWSVEGDKIVFIGYHQTGWNIYAIKNPLEKIPTKKAAASDSIKTGDDLWQYPKTFGLASSDTLVNPEIARSKFSLDMARGTVGYNTLSGLGGQAQILVTDILGSHLFYWQSDLMVNFEYSDYQLTYYYLPRRFDYGISYYQYHNYYLAPNDDIVIEKVNGVQGIVSYPLNRYQRFDLMASWNHYKQAYYYYSYPEASMDVVVPGLSFVNDNTLWGYMGPISGQRTMLVAESSQKALGSDLSFNTGYADIRNYWRISRRYQIALRLLGGISHGPDAQRFYLGGPNTLHGYNYDRFYGTKTALANLEMRFPLIDRLEMAFPPLAFCGIRGAFFFDIGGAWDNTGSFKPLEKNDRALIKLEDLKAAIGTGGRINLYPFLIRVDVAWPTDLSSIGKNPAVSFTLGSEF